In the genome of Myxococcales bacterium, one region contains:
- a CDS encoding acyl-CoA synthetase — MEFNLADLFENAVDHFGDRDYVTAAGKCRTYGEMEARANRLAHHLQANGVGAGDHVGIYAYNCVEWVETLWAVFKIRAVWININFRYVEEELSYIFENADLKALVVAREFCPRVAAVRDSLSMLEHVVEIDDGTASRGAKGLDTIDYEVAMTNGSPLRDFGPRSPDDRYILYTGGTTGLPKGVVWKQKDVFFALGGGIDAHTGERVTRPEELVEKALLDSTQRCTLPIAPLMHGASQWSVMSGSFVGAKIVLVPKFDADEVWRLVAEEKVGILMITGDAMGRPLIESLTSASSPPDISSLFLVVSTAAVFSPTVKDDFFESMPDLLIIDSIGASESGNNGMAIVTKGNTAMLGGGPTVKAGAGTTVLDENLEEVVAGSGVRGKVARSGDIPQEYYKDPAKSAETFVVAKNGTRYAIPGDWAQVEADGTITLLGRGSVSINSGGEKIYPEEVEAAVKDHPDAYDAVVVGVPDERFGSRVAAVIQPREGAALDLEGIQAHCRTKLAGYKIPRQIHLVDHIERSPSGKPDYRWAKNIATTATTATGEE; from the coding sequence ATGGAGTTCAACCTCGCCGACTTGTTCGAGAATGCGGTCGATCACTTCGGGGATCGCGATTACGTCACCGCCGCCGGCAAGTGCCGCACGTACGGCGAGATGGAAGCGCGCGCCAATCGACTCGCCCATCATCTTCAGGCCAACGGCGTCGGAGCCGGTGACCATGTCGGAATTTACGCCTACAACTGCGTCGAGTGGGTGGAGACCTTGTGGGCGGTCTTCAAGATCCGCGCGGTCTGGATCAACATCAATTTTCGCTACGTCGAAGAAGAACTCTCCTACATTTTTGAAAACGCAGACCTGAAAGCGTTGGTCGTGGCCCGGGAATTCTGCCCGCGAGTTGCGGCGGTGCGCGATAGCTTGAGCATGCTCGAGCACGTGGTCGAAATAGACGACGGCACCGCGTCGAGAGGCGCCAAGGGTCTGGATACCATCGACTACGAAGTCGCCATGACGAACGGATCACCGCTGCGAGACTTCGGCCCGAGGTCTCCCGACGATCGATACATTCTCTATACCGGCGGAACCACGGGGTTGCCCAAAGGCGTGGTCTGGAAACAGAAGGATGTCTTCTTCGCCCTGGGCGGGGGCATTGATGCGCACACGGGTGAGCGTGTCACGCGACCCGAAGAATTGGTCGAAAAGGCCCTGCTGGATTCGACCCAGCGCTGCACTCTTCCGATCGCGCCACTGATGCACGGGGCTTCTCAATGGTCGGTGATGAGTGGGAGCTTCGTCGGCGCGAAAATCGTATTGGTCCCGAAGTTCGACGCCGATGAAGTATGGCGGTTGGTGGCCGAAGAAAAGGTCGGCATTCTGATGATTACCGGTGATGCCATGGGACGTCCGCTGATCGAGTCGCTGACCAGTGCGAGTTCGCCTCCCGACATCTCGAGTTTGTTTCTGGTCGTCAGCACCGCAGCCGTTTTTTCGCCGACTGTCAAGGACGATTTCTTTGAATCGATGCCCGACCTGCTGATCATCGACAGCATTGGTGCGTCGGAAAGTGGCAACAACGGAATGGCGATCGTCACCAAGGGCAACACTGCGATGTTGGGGGGCGGTCCGACGGTCAAGGCGGGAGCCGGTACCACCGTGTTGGACGAGAACCTCGAAGAGGTCGTGGCGGGGTCGGGCGTTCGGGGCAAGGTCGCGCGAAGTGGAGACATCCCACAGGAGTACTACAAGGATCCGGCCAAGAGCGCTGAGACTTTCGTCGTAGCCAAGAACGGAACTCGCTATGCAATTCCCGGCGACTGGGCGCAAGTCGAAGCAGACGGAACCATCACCTTGCTCGGGCGGGGTTCGGTCTCGATCAACTCAGGCGGAGAGAAAATCTATCCAGAAGAAGTCGAAGCGGCGGTGAAGGATCACCCGGACGCCTACGATGCCGTCGTGGTCGGCGTACCCGACGAGCGATTCGGGAGCCGAGTTGCGGCGGTGATCCAGCCCCGAGAAGGGGCGGCGCTCGACCTCGAAGGCATCCAGGCTCATTGTCGAACCAAGCTCGCGGGGTACAAGATTCCCAGACAGATCCATCTCGTCGACCACATCGAACGATCTCCCAGCGGCAAGCCCGACTATCGCTGGGCCAAGAACATTGCTACGACCGCTACGACCGCAACAGGTGAGGAGTAG
- a CDS encoding VOC family protein, with protein sequence MKYLHTMVRVSNLEESLKFYVDSLGLVEINRYDVEAGRFTLVFLAAEGDEEAQIELTYNWDPEDYPGGRNFGHVAYQVDDIYQTCQQLMDAGVTINRPPRDGHMAFVRSPEGISIELLQKDGSLPLQEPWQSMPNTGEW encoded by the coding sequence ATGAAGTACTTGCACACCATGGTCCGGGTCTCGAATCTCGAGGAATCACTGAAGTTCTACGTCGACAGTCTGGGGCTAGTCGAAATCAACCGATACGATGTCGAAGCTGGGCGCTTCACCCTGGTATTTCTCGCGGCCGAAGGAGACGAAGAAGCGCAAATTGAGTTGACGTACAATTGGGACCCCGAGGACTACCCGGGTGGACGAAATTTCGGACACGTCGCCTATCAGGTCGACGATATCTATCAGACATGTCAGCAATTGATGGACGCGGGGGTAACGATCAACCGACCGCCGCGGGACGGACACATGGCATTCGTGCGCTCGCCAGAGGGCATCTCGATAGAACTCTTGCAGAAGGACGGTTCGCTCCCGTTGCAGGAGCCCTGGCAGTCCATGCCGAACACCGGGGAGTGGTAG
- a CDS encoding PAS domain-containing protein, translated as MKTNRDLASWLISHRNEIETAMNNRLGPAAPGVSSPEAEALRRFRSYTSSALMRGTLLPPALDGLQVNQRRTEALLLAWIEAAAAIGEADVPHLRDSLNPLLLQFRVHLRGTLVGRKNRGTPRAKRRFVVAAIDRLAEAFLAIDTDTGTIEDANPAAGALLGLNRDELLGVDAMSFIPKPLQSQFWRELDAVGEGVENHVFGATLSDAHGIPLELIASATRYSTRGKTLALILLRPEIAPDNTQPQPTQ; from the coding sequence GTGAAGACCAACCGTGACCTGGCATCGTGGCTGATCTCCCACCGCAACGAGATCGAAACCGCGATGAACAATCGGCTCGGACCCGCGGCTCCTGGGGTTTCTTCGCCCGAGGCAGAAGCGCTGCGCCGATTTCGCTCATACACATCATCAGCCTTGATGCGCGGCACCCTGCTGCCCCCCGCCCTCGACGGACTGCAGGTAAATCAACGACGCACCGAAGCGCTGCTATTGGCGTGGATCGAAGCGGCTGCAGCGATCGGAGAAGCCGACGTTCCGCATCTTCGCGACTCGCTCAACCCACTGCTGCTCCAGTTTCGTGTGCACTTGCGAGGAACCCTGGTCGGACGCAAAAACCGGGGCACTCCGCGCGCAAAGCGGCGCTTCGTGGTCGCTGCGATCGACCGATTGGCCGAGGCCTTTCTGGCAATCGATACCGATACCGGAACCATCGAAGACGCAAACCCCGCCGCCGGGGCGCTGCTGGGTCTCAACCGAGATGAATTGCTCGGCGTGGACGCCATGTCATTCATACCCAAGCCGCTTCAAAGCCAATTCTGGCGGGAACTCGACGCGGTCGGTGAAGGTGTCGAAAACCATGTCTTCGGGGCGACGCTGAGCGATGCACACGGCATCCCGCTCGAACTGATCGCGAGCGCGACCCGCTACTCGACGCGCGGCAAGACGCTCGCCCTGATTCTGCTGCGACCGGAAATCGCGCCAGACAACACGCAACCCCAACCTACGCAATAA
- a CDS encoding pyridoxamine 5'-phosphate oxidase family protein, whose product MPKRRDLIKMTDEECWKFIETQQTVQVATISKDGTPHVMPLWFAIDDGKIVLETFTKSQKVVNLKRNNRISVLLESGNVYNELKGVSIQGRARLITDHDEVHRLHLAVLVRNQPEIPNEVLEKATASMVSKKTAIVIEPERMISWDHGKLDVAY is encoded by the coding sequence GTGCCAAAACGCCGCGATCTCATCAAGATGACCGACGAAGAGTGCTGGAAGTTCATCGAGACCCAACAGACCGTGCAAGTCGCCACGATCAGCAAGGACGGCACACCCCACGTGATGCCACTCTGGTTTGCAATCGACGACGGAAAGATCGTCCTCGAGACGTTCACGAAATCACAGAAGGTTGTGAACCTCAAACGCAACAACCGGATCTCCGTCCTGCTCGAGTCCGGTAACGTCTACAACGAACTCAAGGGCGTTTCGATCCAGGGCCGAGCACGGTTGATCACCGATCACGACGAGGTACATCGCCTTCATCTGGCCGTGCTCGTTCGCAATCAGCCCGAGATCCCCAACGAAGTCCTCGAGAAAGCCACGGCATCCATGGTGAGCAAGAAGACCGCGATCGTGATCGAGCCCGAGCGCATGATCAGTTGGGATCACGGCAAACTGGACGTGGCTTATTGA
- a CDS encoding nuclear transport factor 2 family protein translates to MKSRSKSLTRRESVGVPRLELVAPATESFNLEQPFAGDPFMVSSPTRARTASAVGARVGRLIEYVRDGRVYDAIGEFYAPDAELGPAARAPMFGLETREGRRWALANPEAMWRNFWVRGVGVNGDTSFVECSLEFESADGARFSMHQVAVAQWREGKIVKECLIPTRRGSVALSVALSV, encoded by the coding sequence GTGAAGAGTCGTTCAAAGTCACTGACCCGCAGGGAATCTGTTGGAGTTCCGCGCCTGGAACTCGTCGCCCCGGCGACCGAGTCTTTTAACCTGGAGCAGCCCTTCGCAGGTGATCCTTTCATGGTTTCCAGTCCCACGCGCGCTCGAACCGCGAGTGCGGTCGGGGCGCGCGTGGGGCGCCTCATCGAATATGTTCGCGATGGGCGGGTCTACGACGCGATCGGCGAGTTCTACGCCCCCGACGCAGAGCTCGGGCCGGCGGCTCGGGCGCCGATGTTCGGTCTCGAAACCCGCGAGGGTCGACGTTGGGCACTCGCCAATCCCGAAGCCATGTGGCGAAACTTCTGGGTAAGGGGCGTCGGGGTGAACGGCGACACCTCGTTCGTCGAATGCAGCCTCGAGTTCGAATCCGCCGATGGGGCCCGCTTCTCGATGCACCAGGTGGCGGTCGCGCAGTGGCGCGAGGGCAAGATCGTCAAGGAGTGTCTGATCCCGACGCGTCGAGGATCGGTGGCGCTATCCGTCGCACTTTCGGTCTAG
- a CDS encoding acyl-CoA dehydrogenase family protein has translation MSGPIGAWRVRVLNCANKRAARRGHAAPANRAAKSPDLHQRPAGRELFNGLLVSPLNVVCVAVLNSTEAKVGQASTPSSPSSPDSDREPWQALDLFAPTAEHQLLAETLREFVKREVEPQAAEHDRAERFNHGLFLKAGELGLLGVTIPEAYGGSGLDAVAAVQVLEALSTSDPGFGLAVLAHAILFSQNCYVNANEEQRQRILPKVVTGEWIGGMCMTEPGVGTDVMSMTTNARRDGDDYVLNGIKTFITNGGIDENTLGDIFIVYATTGEREISSFLVEKGMDGFRLGQKWVDKLGMRASYTTELVFENVRVPVSNRMGEEGEGTLHMMRNLEIERLTLAAQATGIAQRSLQVMSEYANQRKAFGKPLREFGQIQRYLAETFAEWRAARSFVYDTARRLNLASAGQRVDADATKLFAAQVGKRAADAAIQVLGGNGYMGEYVVERLWRDAKLLEIGGGTLEAHHKNLSKDLCRDPSLLL, from the coding sequence ATGTCCGGTCCGATCGGAGCCTGGAGAGTCCGAGTCCTCAATTGCGCCAATAAACGCGCCGCTAGGCGAGGGCATGCCGCCCCAGCAAACCGCGCCGCCAAATCACCTGATCTGCACCAACGCCCGGCCGGACGAGAGCTCTTCAACGGGCTGCTAGTGTCCCCCCTCAACGTAGTGTGTGTTGCTGTTTTGAACTCGACGGAGGCAAAAGTGGGCCAGGCTTCTACGCCAAGTTCGCCAAGTTCGCCCGATTCCGATCGGGAGCCGTGGCAGGCGCTCGATCTGTTTGCGCCGACGGCTGAACATCAGCTGTTGGCGGAAACCCTGCGCGAGTTCGTGAAGCGAGAGGTCGAACCCCAGGCAGCCGAGCACGATCGTGCCGAACGCTTCAACCACGGACTCTTCCTGAAGGCCGGTGAACTCGGACTGCTCGGCGTGACGATCCCCGAGGCGTACGGCGGTTCTGGGCTCGACGCAGTGGCTGCGGTCCAGGTTCTGGAGGCACTTTCCACTTCAGACCCAGGCTTCGGTCTGGCCGTACTTGCCCACGCGATCCTGTTTTCTCAGAACTGCTACGTCAACGCCAACGAGGAACAACGCCAGCGAATTCTTCCCAAGGTGGTGACCGGCGAGTGGATTGGCGGCATGTGCATGACCGAGCCGGGTGTCGGGACCGATGTGATGAGCATGACAACGAACGCCCGGCGCGACGGGGACGACTACGTGCTCAACGGAATCAAGACCTTCATCACCAACGGCGGGATCGACGAAAATACCCTCGGTGACATCTTCATCGTGTACGCCACCACGGGCGAGCGCGAGATCAGCTCCTTTCTGGTGGAAAAGGGCATGGATGGATTCAGGCTGGGTCAGAAGTGGGTCGACAAACTCGGCATGCGCGCGTCTTACACCACCGAACTGGTTTTCGAGAACGTGCGGGTTCCCGTGTCCAATCGCATGGGGGAGGAGGGCGAGGGCACCCTCCACATGATGCGCAATCTCGAAATCGAACGCCTCACCCTGGCGGCGCAAGCCACCGGCATTGCCCAACGCTCGCTTCAAGTCATGAGCGAATACGCCAACCAACGCAAGGCCTTTGGTAAGCCGTTGCGCGAGTTCGGCCAGATTCAGCGCTACCTGGCGGAAACCTTCGCGGAATGGCGCGCGGCGCGGAGTTTCGTCTACGACACCGCGAGACGGCTCAACCTGGCGAGTGCCGGGCAGCGCGTCGACGCGGATGCGACTAAGCTGTTCGCCGCTCAGGTGGGCAAGCGCGCCGCGGACGCGGCGATCCAGGTGCTCGGCGGCAACGGATACATGGGAGAGTACGTCGTCGAGAGACTGTGGAGAGACGCCAAGTTGCTTGAAATTGGCGGCGGAACCCTGGAAGCTCACCACAAGAATCTCAGCAAGGATCTTTGCCGCGATCCTTCCCTGCTTCTCTGA
- a CDS encoding response regulator, with protein MDRTSLPTPVPGVDAIAAMWMRRDQRNLTLTWNVGLAFALKLGAKLRVQSLDSRKTAMTDQDNEGKIRVLIVDDEPSYRDYLERFLTREGYDVRTASTGQEALAIGKDFLPQVILADWMLKDHIHGLQVAESLREIKPDLQILLMTGFPSSEIRKEADRAEVFRFLEKPFGLDEVSAAIAAATA; from the coding sequence ATGGACAGAACAAGTCTCCCAACGCCTGTCCCGGGGGTCGACGCCATCGCGGCCATGTGGATGCGTCGAGACCAAAGAAATCTGACGCTGACCTGGAATGTTGGGCTAGCCTTTGCTCTGAAGCTTGGAGCAAAGCTCCGGGTGCAGTCTCTCGACTCCAGGAAAACTGCGATGACCGACCAGGACAACGAGGGTAAAATCAGGGTGCTCATCGTCGATGACGAGCCCAGCTACCGTGACTATCTGGAGCGGTTTCTCACGCGCGAAGGCTACGACGTTCGCACGGCTTCGACGGGACAAGAGGCGCTAGCGATCGGCAAAGATTTCTTGCCCCAGGTCATTCTTGCGGACTGGATGTTGAAGGATCACATCCACGGCCTTCAAGTCGCCGAGTCTCTCCGCGAAATCAAACCCGACCTTCAGATCTTGTTGATGACCGGGTTCCCGTCCTCGGAGATCCGCAAGGAAGCCGACCGAGCCGAGGTGTTTCGCTTTTTGGAAAAACCGTTCGGGCTAGACGAAGTCTCCGCAGCAATCGCCGCCGCGACCGCCTGA
- a CDS encoding peptide chain release factor 3 has protein sequence MKSENSSPNDRGETGARSLREEIARRRSFAIISHPDAGKTTLTEKLLLFGGALREAGAVRARRAEKHATSDWLELEKQRGISVSSSVMHFDYRGFRVNILDTPGHKDFSEDTYRTLTAADSAVMLIDGAKGVEKQTRKLFEVCRIRGIPIFTFVNKMDRFGRDPLDLMSEIEDVLGIDVVPVNWPVGEGKDFRGVFDRLDDRLILFSGGNHGRTLLEEDVIEGGVGSPEFERALGIHASEVTDSLELLAGAGAEFDLDRVREGVLTPMFFGSALTNFGVLPFLDRFLDMAPCPGARDSDRGPIDPASDEFSGFVFKIQANMDRDHRDRVAFVRICSGRFAKGRTTRHVRTDKSIRLANSTLLMGREREEVTEAFPGDVVGLFDPGVFGIGDTLCDSGDFNFPGIPSFSPECFARVEVAAVTKRKSLEKGIDQLVQEGAVQLFREPGGGSATIILGAVGQLQFDVFSHRLSSEYGVNPGLTPLDYRLARWPQGDFDGDIIRFSERVRVFEDREGRLVLLAKSEWDIKRLEEKYPELKLAETADPARLAASERIS, from the coding sequence ATGAAATCCGAAAATTCATCGCCCAACGACCGGGGTGAAACCGGTGCGAGAAGCTTGCGGGAGGAGATCGCCCGTCGCAGATCTTTCGCGATCATCTCGCATCCCGACGCGGGCAAGACGACGCTCACAGAAAAGCTTCTGCTGTTTGGCGGGGCGCTGCGCGAAGCCGGCGCAGTGCGGGCCCGAAGGGCCGAAAAACACGCGACCAGCGATTGGCTCGAACTCGAGAAACAGCGCGGGATCTCGGTCAGCAGTTCGGTCATGCACTTCGACTATCGCGGTTTCCGGGTCAACATTCTCGACACCCCGGGTCATAAGGACTTCAGCGAAGACACCTACAGAACCCTGACCGCGGCGGATAGCGCCGTGATGTTGATCGACGGTGCCAAGGGTGTCGAAAAGCAGACGCGCAAACTCTTCGAAGTCTGTCGCATACGCGGGATTCCGATCTTTACCTTCGTCAACAAGATGGACCGCTTCGGCCGAGACCCACTCGATCTGATGAGTGAGATCGAAGACGTACTGGGCATCGACGTCGTGCCGGTGAACTGGCCGGTCGGGGAAGGCAAAGATTTCCGCGGCGTGTTCGATCGTCTGGACGATCGCCTGATCCTGTTTTCCGGCGGCAATCACGGCCGTACCCTGCTCGAAGAAGATGTGATCGAGGGAGGGGTCGGCAGCCCGGAGTTCGAACGCGCGTTGGGCATACACGCGAGTGAGGTCACCGATTCGCTGGAACTGCTCGCGGGCGCCGGCGCCGAGTTTGACCTCGATCGGGTGCGAGAAGGCGTTTTGACGCCGATGTTCTTCGGCAGCGCGCTCACCAACTTTGGGGTTTTACCCTTTCTCGATCGCTTCCTCGACATGGCTCCGTGTCCCGGAGCACGAGATTCGGACCGCGGGCCGATCGATCCTGCGAGCGACGAGTTTTCGGGTTTCGTCTTCAAGATTCAGGCGAACATGGACCGAGATCACCGCGACCGGGTGGCCTTCGTTCGCATCTGTTCGGGACGCTTTGCCAAGGGCCGAACCACCCGACACGTACGTACCGATAAGTCTATTCGCCTAGCCAATTCGACCCTGCTGATGGGGCGCGAACGCGAAGAAGTGACCGAAGCATTTCCCGGGGATGTCGTCGGGTTGTTCGATCCCGGGGTGTTCGGTATCGGCGATACGCTCTGCGATTCGGGTGACTTCAACTTTCCCGGCATCCCGAGTTTCTCACCCGAATGTTTCGCCCGGGTTGAAGTTGCGGCCGTGACGAAGCGCAAGTCGCTGGAAAAGGGAATCGATCAGTTGGTCCAAGAGGGCGCGGTGCAGCTCTTTCGCGAGCCTGGCGGAGGCTCGGCCACGATCATTCTGGGTGCGGTGGGGCAATTACAATTTGATGTCTTCAGCCACCGACTTTCGAGTGAGTACGGTGTAAATCCGGGTCTGACACCCTTGGACTACCGCCTGGCGCGTTGGCCCCAGGGCGATTTCGATGGCGACATCATTCGTTTCTCGGAGCGAGTTCGCGTGTTCGAAGATCGAGAGGGACGTCTCGTATTGCTCGCGAAGAGCGAGTGGGACATCAAGCGCCTCGAAGAGAAATACCCGGAATTGAAACTGGCTGAGACGGCCGACCCGGCGCGTCTGGCTGCATCTGAGCGCATTTCGTGA